One window of Sinorhizobium numidicum genomic DNA carries:
- a CDS encoding LacI family DNA-binding transcriptional regulator: MAQKVKLSTIAETLGLSTATVSLALRDSPLVATVTRDKIKEQARALGYIYNRRAASLRTSRSGIIGVVVHDIMNPFYGEILKAIEAELDRDKQTFILSNHYDSVEKQRDFIETLLQLGGDGVIMSPAIGTPPEDIQLAEDNGMPAILIARSIDGLDVPIFRGDDAYGIALATNHLIGLGHRCIAMVGGTDQTSTGRDRYQGYVNALRKANIEVDPELRIPGPRSKQGGFEAAVHLLSLPQKPTAVVCWNDLVAIGMMNGIARAGLVPGVDISVTGYDDLEEASIATPALTTVWNGQAEVGRSAARALLDKLSGSHEPDGIHLIKPEMRIRQSTGPLRVTA, from the coding sequence GTGGCGCAAAAGGTCAAGCTTTCGACAATCGCGGAAACACTCGGCCTTTCGACGGCGACGGTATCCCTGGCATTGCGAGACAGCCCGCTTGTCGCAACCGTCACCCGCGACAAGATCAAGGAGCAGGCACGCGCGCTCGGCTATATCTACAACCGGCGCGCCGCGAGCCTCAGGACATCGCGTTCCGGCATCATCGGCGTCGTGGTGCACGACATCATGAACCCGTTCTACGGCGAGATCCTCAAGGCGATCGAGGCGGAACTCGATCGCGACAAGCAGACCTTCATTCTCTCCAATCATTACGATTCCGTCGAGAAGCAACGCGATTTCATCGAAACGCTGCTGCAACTCGGTGGCGACGGCGTGATCATGTCGCCGGCGATCGGCACGCCGCCGGAAGATATCCAGCTCGCCGAGGACAATGGCATGCCGGCGATCCTGATCGCGCGTTCCATCGACGGCCTCGACGTGCCAATCTTCCGCGGCGACGATGCCTATGGCATCGCGCTCGCAACCAATCACCTCATCGGCCTCGGACACCGCTGCATTGCGATGGTCGGCGGCACCGACCAGACCTCGACCGGCCGCGACCGATACCAAGGCTATGTCAACGCGTTGCGCAAGGCGAATATCGAAGTCGATCCGGAACTCCGCATTCCGGGCCCGCGTTCCAAGCAGGGCGGGTTCGAAGCTGCGGTGCACCTTCTGTCGCTGCCGCAAAAGCCGACGGCGGTCGTCTGCTGGAACGATCTGGTGGCGATCGGCATGATGAACGGTATCGCTCGCGCCGGTCTCGTGCCGGGCGTCGACATCTCCGTGACCGGTTACGACGATCTGGAAGAGGCGTCGATTGCGACGCCCGCTCTGACAACGGTCTGGAATGGTCAGGCCGAGGTGGGCCGCAGCGCGGCGCGCGCCCTGCTTGACAAGCTTTCCGGGAGCCACGAGCCGGACGGCATCCATCTGATCAAGCCGGAAATGCGCATTCGCCAGTCGACGGGTCCTCTCCGCGTAACCGCTTGA
- a CDS encoding MarR family winged helix-turn-helix transcriptional regulator has translation MGKKSKAEKKGKNGKRKDELVAEPHDHDLASVLVQAARSMRTVLSRNLIESGLYAGQDGVMLALAETDGLTAGALAAKLGVKAPTMTRTIGRMEAQGFLERRPDEGDARLTKVYLTTPGRERLQTIAEAGQHSEKLATRGLTDKQVRTLLKLLRVVDSNLQAARAAD, from the coding sequence ATGGGCAAGAAGAGCAAAGCCGAAAAGAAGGGCAAGAACGGCAAGAGGAAGGATGAGCTTGTTGCCGAACCCCACGATCATGACCTTGCTTCCGTTCTCGTCCAGGCGGCGCGATCGATGCGCACGGTGCTCTCCCGCAACCTGATCGAAAGCGGCCTTTATGCCGGGCAGGACGGCGTTATGCTGGCGCTTGCCGAAACCGACGGCCTGACCGCCGGCGCGCTTGCGGCCAAGCTCGGCGTCAAGGCGCCGACGATGACGCGCACGATCGGTCGCATGGAAGCTCAGGGCTTTCTTGAACGTCGGCCGGACGAGGGCGATGCGCGGCTGACCAAGGTCTACCTGACCACTCCCGGGCGCGAGCGCTTGCAAACCATTGCCGAGGCGGGCCAGCATTCGGAAAAGCTCGCCACGCGCGGCCTGACCGACAAACAGGTCCGCACGCTCTTGAAGCTGCTTCGCGTCGTCGACAGCAATCTGCAGGCGGCGCGAGCCGCAGACTGA
- a CDS encoding creatininase family protein gives MSMPKARWEDNPPDLAAIERRDWIAVLPLGAHEQHGPHLPFETDRLIAEGIVARVIARLPQDLPATFLPVEPVGYSIEHMDVPGTRTLAYDEAISRWLGIAQNLARLGIRKFVMLNAHGGNSPLMTIVATEARVRFRMLTVATSWTRFGQPEGWISAEEKAIDIHGGDIETSVMLALCPDKVDMANARNFPSRQSEFAHRFRHLRAYGPHAFGWKMSDLSPEGVAGNAAAATATRGEALLDHAVSGIIELLRDVKAFDAGELA, from the coding sequence ATGTCGATGCCTAAGGCCCGCTGGGAGGACAATCCCCCCGATCTCGCTGCCATCGAGCGACGGGACTGGATCGCCGTGCTGCCGCTCGGGGCTCACGAGCAGCACGGGCCGCATCTCCCCTTCGAAACCGACCGGCTCATCGCCGAAGGCATCGTCGCGCGCGTCATTGCCCGCTTACCGCAAGACCTGCCGGCGACCTTTCTGCCGGTCGAACCGGTCGGCTATTCGATCGAGCACATGGACGTGCCGGGGACTCGCACGCTCGCCTATGACGAGGCGATCTCACGCTGGCTCGGAATCGCTCAAAATCTCGCTCGGCTCGGTATACGCAAATTCGTGATGCTGAACGCCCATGGCGGCAATTCTCCCCTGATGACCATTGTCGCGACCGAGGCGCGGGTGCGCTTCCGTATGCTTACGGTCGCCACGAGCTGGACGCGCTTTGGGCAGCCGGAAGGCTGGATCAGCGCCGAGGAGAAGGCAATCGACATCCACGGCGGCGACATCGAGACGTCGGTGATGCTGGCGCTGTGTCCGGACAAGGTGGACATGGCGAACGCGCGCAATTTCCCCTCTCGCCAGAGCGAGTTCGCCCACCGTTTCAGACATCTGCGCGCCTACGGCCCGCACGCCTTCGGCTGGAAGATGTCGGACCTCAGCCCGGAAGGCGTCGCCGGCAATGCCGCGGCTGCCACGGCGACGCGCGGCGAAGCCCTGCTCGACCATGCGGTGAGCGGCATCATCGAACTGCTTCGGGACGTGAAGGCCTTTGACGCCGGAGAACTTGCCTGA
- a CDS encoding CobW family GTP-binding protein, protein MTEASTQKPIPVTVLTGYLGAGKTTLLNRILSENHGRKYAVIVNEFGEIGIDNDLIVESDEEIYEMNNGCVCCTVRGDLIRVVEGLMRRPGRFDAIIVETTGLADPVPVAQTFFMDDDVRAKTELDAVVALVDAKHLPLRLKDSREAEDQIAFADVVLLNKTDLVTPEELERIEATVRVINPSARIYRTQRSEIDLTKVLDQGAFNLEKALENDPHFLDQDEHDGHVCGPDCDHDHHHHNDHHDHDHHGHEHDHHHHHNDSPSPIHDVTVQSISLRGGEMNSDRFFPWIQKITQTEGPNILRLKGIIAFAGDAERYVVQGVHMIIEGDHQRAWKDGEKRESRLVFIGRDLDREKLERTFKACEVQA, encoded by the coding sequence ATGACAGAAGCATCCACGCAGAAGCCGATTCCCGTAACCGTGCTCACGGGCTATCTCGGCGCCGGCAAGACAACGCTGCTCAATCGCATCCTCAGCGAGAATCACGGCCGGAAATATGCGGTCATCGTCAACGAATTCGGCGAGATCGGCATCGACAACGACCTGATCGTCGAATCGGACGAGGAAATCTACGAGATGAACAACGGCTGCGTTTGCTGCACCGTTCGCGGCGACCTGATCCGCGTCGTCGAAGGGCTGATGCGCCGCCCCGGCCGTTTCGACGCGATCATCGTCGAGACCACCGGCCTTGCCGATCCGGTTCCAGTCGCCCAGACCTTCTTCATGGATGACGACGTGCGCGCCAAGACCGAGCTCGACGCCGTCGTCGCTCTCGTCGACGCCAAGCACCTGCCGCTGCGGCTGAAGGACAGCCGCGAGGCGGAGGACCAGATCGCCTTCGCCGACGTCGTGCTGCTCAACAAGACCGATCTCGTGACGCCGGAAGAACTCGAGCGGATCGAGGCGACGGTGCGCGTCATCAATCCGTCTGCCCGGATCTACAGGACGCAGCGCTCCGAAATCGACCTGACCAAGGTTCTCGACCAGGGCGCCTTCAATCTCGAAAAGGCACTCGAAAACGACCCGCACTTCCTCGACCAGGACGAGCACGACGGTCACGTCTGCGGCCCGGATTGCGATCACGACCATCATCATCACAATGACCATCACGATCATGATCATCACGGCCATGAGCATGATCACCACCATCATCACAATGACAGCCCGTCGCCGATCCACGACGTGACGGTGCAGTCGATCTCTTTGCGCGGCGGCGAGATGAATTCGGACCGCTTCTTCCCCTGGATCCAGAAGATCACCCAGACCGAGGGACCGAACATACTGCGCCTGAAGGGCATCATCGCCTTTGCAGGCGACGCGGAGCGCTACGTGGTGCAGGGCGTTCACATGATCATCGAGGGCGACCACCAGCGCGCCTGGAAGGATGGCGAGAAGCGCGAAAGCCGGCTGGTCTTCATCGGTCGCGATCTCGACCGCGAGAAGCTCGAACGCACCTTCAAAGCTTGCGAGGTCCAGGCATGA
- a CDS encoding WD40 repeat domain-containing protein, whose product MPTVAPLDLEGHVVGVVFLKDTPFFAGAAGTIHRLDQGHKTTEAHDGLLSLAYDEASDTLLTGGEDGKVMRISADGTASLVAETSRKWISQVSGGPQGAVAYAYGKTTFVRLADGTTKEFPEERTVEGIAFAPKGLRIAVARYNGVSLHWVAMTGQPVDLEWKGAHTGVTFSPDGRFVVTTMQENALHGWKLDAKPGAEARHMRMTGYPAKVKSLSWSAKGKWLASSGAPAAIIWPFQGKDGPMGKAPLELGTRANIMVTTVACHPAEDVVAVGYEDGMILAARFADSKEVLLRRPGKGAITAMAWNRNGRQLAFGSAAGDCGVVDIAG is encoded by the coding sequence ATGCCGACAGTCGCTCCGCTCGATCTTGAAGGCCACGTCGTCGGCGTCGTCTTCCTTAAGGATACCCCGTTCTTCGCCGGAGCCGCAGGCACGATTCACCGCCTCGACCAAGGTCACAAAACGACCGAAGCGCATGACGGTTTGCTTTCGCTCGCTTATGACGAGGCGAGCGATACGCTCCTGACCGGCGGCGAGGACGGCAAGGTAATGCGCATCTCGGCCGACGGGACCGCCAGCCTTGTTGCTGAAACGTCGCGCAAGTGGATTTCGCAGGTCTCAGGCGGGCCGCAGGGCGCGGTCGCCTATGCCTATGGCAAGACGACCTTTGTCCGGCTTGCCGACGGCACCACCAAGGAATTTCCCGAGGAGCGCACGGTCGAAGGCATTGCCTTCGCGCCGAAGGGGTTGCGGATCGCGGTTGCGCGCTACAATGGCGTATCGCTGCATTGGGTCGCGATGACCGGGCAGCCGGTCGATCTCGAATGGAAGGGCGCCCATACCGGTGTCACTTTCTCTCCCGACGGCCGCTTCGTTGTCACGACCATGCAGGAAAACGCTCTCCACGGCTGGAAACTTGACGCAAAGCCAGGCGCCGAGGCGCGGCACATGCGCATGACCGGCTACCCGGCCAAGGTGAAGTCGCTTTCCTGGTCCGCCAAGGGCAAGTGGCTCGCCTCTTCCGGCGCGCCGGCCGCCATCATCTGGCCCTTCCAGGGCAAAGATGGGCCGATGGGCAAGGCCCCGCTCGAGCTTGGCACCCGCGCCAATATCATGGTGACGACCGTCGCCTGTCACCCGGCTGAAGACGTCGTCGCCGTCGGCTACGAGGACGGCATGATCCTCGCCGCCCGCTTCGCCGACAGCAAGGAAGTGCTGCTGCGCCGCCCCGGCAAGGGTGCGATTACGGCGATGGCCTGGAACAGAAACGGTCGGCAGCTTGCCTTCGGTTCGGCGGCCGGCGATTGCGGCGTGGTGGACATCGCCGGGTAG
- a CDS encoding LysE family translocator, protein MSEVTILAFALVAFIGIATPGPTVLLALTNGSRYGVNRAAAGMVGAVLSDFVLIGAVALGLGALLAASEFWFTVVKWLGAAYLAYLGVMLLRSKGTLEVPGGESTAGAATTRGIFMKSFLVAVTNPKGYLFFSAFLPQFIDSGLPQATQYAVLAVVFASIDFVVMFGYALVGSQAVRFLKRSGAIWLDRFCGGALLAIAGSLALYRRATN, encoded by the coding sequence ATGAGCGAAGTCACCATACTTGCATTCGCGCTCGTCGCTTTCATCGGCATTGCGACGCCCGGACCGACGGTGCTGCTAGCTCTCACCAACGGCTCACGCTACGGCGTGAATCGGGCGGCGGCAGGCATGGTCGGCGCAGTTCTATCCGATTTCGTACTGATCGGCGCCGTGGCGCTCGGCCTCGGCGCGCTTTTGGCCGCGTCCGAGTTCTGGTTCACGGTCGTCAAGTGGCTGGGCGCCGCCTATCTCGCCTACTTGGGCGTCATGCTGCTGCGCTCCAAGGGCACGCTGGAGGTGCCGGGCGGCGAGAGCACGGCCGGCGCAGCCACGACACGCGGGATCTTCATGAAGAGTTTCCTTGTCGCCGTCACCAATCCCAAGGGCTATTTGTTCTTCTCGGCCTTCCTGCCCCAGTTCATCGATTCCGGACTGCCGCAGGCGACGCAATATGCCGTCCTGGCGGTCGTCTTCGCCTCGATCGATTTCGTGGTGATGTTCGGCTACGCGCTGGTCGGCTCGCAAGCCGTCCGTTTCCTGAAGCGCTCCGGCGCGATCTGGCTCGATCGCTTCTGCGGCGGCGCCTTGTTGGCGATCGCCGGATCTCTCGCCCTTTATCGGCGTGCCACGAACTGA
- a CDS encoding VOC family protein → MIGYTMVGTADLNRAEQFYDPLMALLGQERCFSDEQFASWGRKDDDRAPRFFTGYPFDGNSASVGNGAMTAFLIESPEVIDRMFEIALERGGQDEGKPGFRPQYGEGFYAAYVRDPDGNKLAFVCYDAGKPA, encoded by the coding sequence ATGATCGGATACACGATGGTCGGAACTGCAGATCTGAACCGGGCCGAACAGTTCTACGATCCGTTGATGGCCTTGCTAGGCCAGGAGCGCTGCTTTTCGGACGAGCAGTTCGCCTCCTGGGGCCGAAAGGATGACGATAGGGCGCCGCGCTTCTTCACCGGATATCCGTTCGACGGCAACAGCGCCTCGGTCGGCAACGGCGCGATGACCGCCTTCCTCATCGAAAGCCCGGAAGTGATCGATCGAATGTTCGAGATTGCGTTGGAGCGCGGCGGGCAGGACGAGGGGAAGCCCGGCTTTCGCCCGCAGTACGGCGAGGGCTTCTACGCCGCCTATGTACGCGACCCGGACGGCAATAAACTGGCCTTTGTCTGCTACGATGCAGGAAAACCGGCCTGA
- a CDS encoding GNAT family N-acetyltransferase gives MAAVVDALRAFFAPSTFVIDSENPGDVVARENLLDRAMGPGRRKKSSEKLRRGRVPAEGLALVARDLDGHVIGTVRLWNVEAGVNREGHAIPALLLGPLAVDPAHEGKGIGGMLMRAAIQEAKHRGHGAILLVGDAAYYERFGFFTTLTQHLVMPGPFERNRFLALELKEGWLESAAGLLVASGRKLALPPLKRAA, from the coding sequence ATGGCCGCTGTTGTTGATGCCCTACGCGCGTTCTTCGCGCCGTCCACCTTTGTGATCGATTCCGAGAACCCGGGCGATGTCGTTGCGCGGGAAAACCTGCTCGACCGCGCCATGGGTCCGGGCCGCCGCAAGAAATCGTCGGAAAAGCTCCGGCGCGGGCGGGTGCCCGCTGAGGGTCTCGCGCTGGTTGCGCGCGACCTCGACGGCCATGTCATCGGCACGGTGCGCCTCTGGAATGTCGAGGCCGGTGTAAACCGCGAAGGACACGCCATCCCGGCGCTGCTTCTCGGCCCGCTTGCGGTCGACCCGGCCCATGAGGGCAAAGGCATTGGCGGCATGCTGATGCGCGCCGCCATCCAGGAGGCGAAGCACCGCGGCCACGGCGCCATCCTGCTCGTCGGCGATGCCGCCTACTATGAACGCTTCGGCTTCTTTACGACGCTTACGCAGCATCTCGTGATGCCAGGTCCCTTCGAGCGCAACCGTTTCCTGGCGCTTGAGCTCAAGGAAGGTTGGCTCGAGAGTGCCGCCGGTTTGCTGGTCGCGAGCGGCCGGAAGCTGGCCTTGCCGCCGCTCAAGCGCGCGGCATAA
- the odc2 gene encoding ornithine/lysine decarboxylase — protein MAMTTARIIDFLNTRRPEGPCLVVDLDIVRDNFKAFRHALPDSAIYYAVKANPAPEVLRLLAGLGSNFDCASVAEIEMALDAGATPTRISYGNTIKKERDVARAHALGINLFAVDSHEEVEKVARAAPGARVFCRVLTDGEGAEWPLSRKFGCVPQMAVDVLVYAHQLGLVSYGVSFHVGSQMTKLDAWDAALADAKRVFVQLAKQGIELKMVNMGGGFPTKYLKDVPSAEAYGQAIFGALKKHFGNKLPETIIEPGRGMVGNAGVIKAEVVLVSKKSDNDGHRWVFLDIGKFGGLAETMDEAIRYPIRTARDGDDMEPCVIAGPTCDSADVLYEKNMYPLPISLTIGDEVLIEGTGAYTTTYSAVAFNGFEPLKSYVI, from the coding sequence ATGGCCATGACCACGGCACGCATCATCGACTTTCTCAACACCCGACGACCCGAAGGCCCATGCCTCGTTGTCGACCTCGACATCGTGCGCGACAATTTCAAGGCCTTCCGTCATGCGCTGCCGGACAGTGCGATCTACTACGCCGTCAAGGCCAACCCGGCGCCGGAAGTCCTGCGTCTCCTCGCCGGTCTCGGCTCCAATTTCGATTGCGCGTCCGTCGCCGAAATCGAAATGGCGCTTGATGCTGGTGCGACCCCGACCCGTATCTCCTATGGCAACACCATCAAGAAGGAGCGGGACGTTGCCCGTGCTCATGCCCTGGGGATCAACCTGTTCGCCGTCGACAGTCACGAAGAGGTCGAGAAGGTCGCGCGCGCCGCTCCGGGCGCCCGTGTCTTCTGCCGCGTGCTGACCGATGGCGAAGGCGCCGAGTGGCCGCTGTCGCGCAAGTTCGGCTGCGTGCCGCAGATGGCTGTCGACGTACTCGTCTACGCCCATCAGCTCGGCCTCGTCTCCTATGGCGTGTCGTTCCATGTCGGTTCGCAAATGACGAAGCTCGACGCCTGGGATGCGGCGCTCGCCGATGCCAAGCGCGTCTTCGTGCAGCTGGCAAAGCAGGGCATCGAGCTCAAGATGGTCAATATGGGCGGCGGCTTCCCGACGAAGTACCTGAAGGACGTTCCATCGGCCGAAGCCTATGGCCAGGCGATCTTCGGTGCGCTGAAGAAGCACTTCGGCAACAAGCTCCCGGAGACGATCATCGAGCCGGGCCGCGGCATGGTCGGCAATGCGGGCGTGATCAAGGCGGAAGTCGTCCTCGTCTCGAAGAAGTCGGACAACGACGGTCACCGCTGGGTGTTCCTCGACATCGGCAAGTTCGGCGGTCTCGCCGAGACGATGGACGAGGCGATCCGTTACCCCATCCGCACCGCGCGCGATGGTGACGATATGGAGCCCTGCGTCATTGCCGGTCCGACCTGCGATTCGGCCGACGTGCTTTACGAGAAGAACATGTATCCGCTGCCGATCTCGCTGACGATCGGCGACGAGGTTCTGATCGAAGGCACCGGCGCTTACACGACGACCTACTCGGCAGTAGCCTTCAACGGCTTCGAGCCGCTGAAGTCCTATGTGATCTGA